A stretch of the Uranotaenia lowii strain MFRU-FL chromosome 3, ASM2978415v1, whole genome shotgun sequence genome encodes the following:
- the LOC129757562 gene encoding uncharacterized protein LOC129757562, with protein sequence MPRMELLAAVIGARLKKTIIQEHSLHIAKTFMWSDSSTVLSWIRSDVRRYRQYVAFRVNEILNLTTIDEWNWVPTRLNVADEATKWGKGPSFNCDSRWFNAPEYLYTPEGEWPIQERLEPVSEVVQELRPAFVNTHVKKEPLIDLHRFSKWERLLRSIAYVHCFLEFIPQRKRLGTLPKTKLTSEHIKKAERTLWRLAQMDGFPDEVAVFKHNQRTSISTKWPLDKSSSIFNLSPIMDELEVIRQDGRMQAARWMSQDAKYPIILPRNHRITYLLIDWYHRQYRHANEETVVNEIRQRFRVPRLRVQLQLTKKACMWCRVYKSTPKVPRMGPLPRVRLTPLVRPFTFTGIDYFGPYLIKVGRSAVKRWAVLFTCLTVRAIHLEVAASLTTDSCKKAIRRFIARRGAPEEIYSDHGTNFQGARRELREEIKKLNEVLGSTFTDARTQWFFIPPAAPHMGGCWERMVRSVKTALAAIPINDKLDDESLMTFMAEAEHMINSRPLTFIPIRTECEESLTPNHFLMLGSKGVKQGIKEHVEMGKALRGSWNLIQSTLQIFWKKWTVSYLPTITRRTKWFENVRPIQQGELVVLVDENIRNRWLRGRVMQTYPGPDGVARQADILTSKGILKNRPFTKLALLDVGVHAAEPEIQTT encoded by the coding sequence ATGCCCCGTATGGAGTTGTTGGCTGCCGTCATTGGGGCACGTTTGAAGAAAACTATCATTCAAGAACATTCTCTGCACATAGCCAAAACATTCATGTGGAGCGACTCATCAACCGTACTCTCCTGGATCAGATCCGATGTCCGACGATATCGACAATATGTGGCCTTTCGAGTGAATGAAATCTTGAATTTGACGACTATCGACGAATGGAACTGGGTTCCAACTCGCTTGAATGTAGCAGACGAAGCAACTAAGTGGGGGAAGGGCCCTTCATTCAACTGTGACAGCCGTTGGTTCAACGCCCCTGAATATCTATACACACCGGAAGGAGAATGGCCTATTCAAGAACGTTTAGAACCTGTAAGTGAAGTGGTACAAGAGCTACGCCCGGCCTTTGTCAACACCCATGTTAAAAAGGAACCATTAATCGACCTTCATCGCTTTTCCAAATGGGAACGCCTTTTGAGAAGCATTGCTTACGTTCATTGTTTCCTCGAGTTCATTCCTCAGCGTAAACGACTTGGAACCCTACCAAAAACCAAGTTAACTAGCGAACATATCAAGAAAGCAGAACGCACTCTTTGGCGACTAGCTCAAATGGATGGATTTCCAGATGAAGTAGCTGTATTCAAACATAATCAACGAACAAGCATTTCCACGAAGTGGCCTTTAGATAAATCCAGTTCTATCTTCAACCTGAGCCCAATAATGGACGAACTCGAAGTAATCAGACAGGACGGTCGAATGCAAGCAGCGCGCTGGATGTCCCAAGATGCTAAGTACCCAATTATACTCCCAAGGAACCATCGcatcacttacttacttatagATTGGTATCACCGCCAATATCGACACGCCAACGAAGAGACAGTGGTGAACGAAATAAGGCAGAGGTTCCGTGTACCCAGGCTGAGAGTCCAACTGCAACTTACGAAGAAAGCTTGTATGTGGTGTCGTGTATACAAATCAACCCCAAAAGTTCCAAGAATGGGGCCGCTGCCACGAGTGCGTTTAACACCTTTAGTACGTCCCTTCACGTTCACAGGGATCGACTATTTCGGGCCTTACCTTATCAAAGTCGGCAGATCGGCAGTGAAACGATGGGCAGTTCTTTTCACATGCCTCACAGTTCGAGCCATACACTTGGAGGTAGCTGCGTCCCTTACTACTGATTCATGCAAGAAAGCCATCCGAAGATTTATAGCTAGAAGAGGAGCTCCAGAAGAAATTTATTCCGATCACGGGACGAACTTCCAGGGCGCCAGACGTGAATTAAGAGAGGAGATAAAAAAGCTGAATGAAGTTCTCGGTAGTACGTTTACGGATGCACGAACGCAGTGGTTTTTTATTCCCCCGGCAGCACCTCATATGGGAGGTTGCTGGGAGAGAATGGTTCGTTCGGTGAAAACAGCATTGGCAGCTATTCCTATAAATGATAAACTAGACGATGAGTCGCTAATGACATTCATGGCTGAGGCCGAGCACATGATCAATTCGAGGCCACTTACATTCATCCCAATCAGGACAGAGTGTGAAGAATCTCTAACGccaaaccattttttgatgTTGGGTTCAAAGGGCGTTAAGCAAGGTATTAAAGAACACGTTGAAATGGGCAAAGCACTTAGGGGGAGTTGGAACTTAATACAATCtactttacaaattttttggaaaaaatggaccGTCAGTTACTTACCTACTATAACCAGGAGaacaaaatggtttgaaaatgtTCGTCCTATTCAACAAGGTGAATTAGTGGTTTTAGTAGATGAAAATATCCGTAACCGATGGCTAAGGGGTCGAGTTATGCAAACGTATCCTGGACCAGATGGCGTTGCTAGGCAAGCAGATATACTGACAAGCAAGGGAATTTTGAAGAATCGTCCGTTCACGAAACTTGCACTACTGGATGTTGGAGTACATGCCGCTGAACCAGAAATCCAGACGACATGA